A window of Flavobacterium branchiarum genomic DNA:
TCATCTTCGAATAAACCTTTTGTATTTACAGTTACAACATCACCAACTTTTTTACCGATGAATTTATCAGCAGTTTTTTTATCTTTAAAGATAGAAAGTGAGATTGTCACAGGATTGTTAATTCCTTTTTCTTCGTTTGTAAAAGTTCCTGTAATATCAGAATCAGCTACAACTACGTCTTGAGGAATTGCTTTTCCAAATTGTTTTTGGATACGCTCTACTTGACCATCGATTAATTTATCATCAGCAGTAACGATATATTTTACGATATCATTTTTAGCTTCAAGATCAATTTCGAAGTTTGGTACTAAACCAATTTCATATTCGAATACTAATTCTTCAGCATCCCAATCAAAATTGTCATTTTCTATAGCAAGAGGAGTTCCAAGAAGATTTAATCTTTCAGATTGTACATAACGCTCCAAAGCCAAATCAACTACTTTTTTAACCTCTTCTTGTTTAATTGCCTTTCCGTATTGTTTTTCAACAAGATCTTTAGGTACTTGACCTTTTCTAAAACCTTTTACAGTTGCCAAAGGCATTTTTTCGTTTAATCTTTTTTGAACTTGACCTTTGTAATCCATATGAACAACGTTCAATACAATTGTCTCATTTACTGCGTTTATTGCTACTCTTTTAATATCCATCTTCTTCTTTAATTTACATAATAAAATTGGGTTGCAAAATTATAAAATTTTTGCAACCCAACCAAGCTTTTTAATATATTGCTAAGAAGTGCTTTTTAAGACACTTACTTCCTATTCTTTTATCTATCCTCGCCTAATATCTTATACGTAATAGATTCTAATATAGATAGAACGATACTGAATATTAATGCTGTCCAAAACGAATCAACTATAAACCCGCCAACAATTTCTGTACATAACAAAATAATTATAGCATTAATCGCCAGCAAAAACAATCCAAACGTTATTAAAGTAACTGGCAATGTGAATAATACTAATAGCGGTTTAATAAAAACATTAAGCAACCCCAATACAATGGCAACAACTAAAGCAATAGTAAAACTAGCTACATGAACGCCTGGCATAAAATTAGCAATTAGCAACACCAAACCTGCAGTAATTAATATTCTGAGTAGTAATTTCATATTTTTTTCGTTTTATAATTTACTTTAAAAGTAATAAATTCAATTAAAAAGAGCAATTATTTTTTCAAAAACGCCATCGATAGTTCATAAAACATCTTTGGATTTTCGGCATGAAGCCAATGCCCAACATTTGGAATTGTCTCAATATTTGAATCAGGGAAATGCTTTTTGATATTCTCAAAATCTGAATCTAAAATATATCTCGAAGCACCACCTCGAATAAACAATGTAGGTTTTTCAAAAACCAGATTAGCATCTAATTCTTTGCCAATAGCCTCTAAGTTAGTATTGAAAACTGATAAATTAAATCGGAAAGCCAATTGACCCGGCTCAATCCAATACAAGTTTTTCATCAAGAATTGTCGTGTTCCAAAATCGGGTATATACGTTGTTAAAATAGCTTCAACATCATTACGACTTGGTTTGACAGAAAAATCTACTGCATTTAATCCTGCCAAAATATCCTGATGATGTTGCGGATAATACTTCGGAGCAATATCGGCTACGATTAATTTATCTACAGTTTCAGGATAGGTTGCCGCGAAAAGCATAGCTACTTTTCCTCCCATTGAATGCCCTAGAACATCAATTCCTGCTAATTGATTGGCTTGACAATATTCGAATACATCTTGCACCATCGCTTCATAAGTAAATACATCCGAATGAAAACTGCGACCATGATTACGTAAATCCAGAATATGAACTTGAAAACCATCGCTTGCAAATTGCGTTCCCAATGTTTTCCAATTATCAGACATCCCTAAAAATCCATGAAGAATTAATAATGGTTTGCCTTCTCCTTCTATTTTTGAGTATAACATTTAGTGTTGGTATTTTTATCTATCGCAAAGGTAAAAAAAACTTATTTGGCAAAAGCGAGAACAATACCATTACAGCAACTGTTTTATTTATAAAAAAAAGATTACAGTTTTGTTTATTTTTTGTAAAATAATACATTCAAAAAAACTATATTTGCAGCAGAATCAAAAACTGAATCTTTGATTTATTTATAAATTTTTAAAACTTAACCATGATTAAAAAAGTTATTTTGATGTCTTTAGTGCTTTCGCAACTAACGATTTCTTGTTCTAGTGACAACGACGAAACCAAAACTGAAACAGAAATAGAACAAACTCTAGCGGATCAAATCGCAAATATTCTTAAACAACCTTACTCTAGCTTAAATCCCGCAGACCAAAAAATAAAACTAGAAGCAGAAGCTAATGAAATGCTAGTACAACTAGACAAGTCTAAAAGTTCTGGTGCTATTGAAGCGATGGAAAATTTAGAAAAATTATTAGATATAAGTCCTGTTGATGTTTTTGGAGGAAAAAATGGCAACAAAGTAGAAGACATTTTAAAAGTAGCTGATGTTTACGGTATTTACACTTGGAGCAACACTAACAAAAATTGGGAAAAAACAACTTCGACTACATATTTAAAATTTATTTTTCCAGCTAAAACAAATGAAACAGAAAACAACGCAACGTTTTCTGCAAAAAGTGTTTCTTCTGAAATAAAAGTAAAAATGACAGATTCTTATGGATATTGGTCATATCCAAAAATAGGAGACCCCATATACACTGTAGGAGTAGATGATTACTTCTTTTTACCATTGTCTGCGGATGCTACATTAACAATTAATAATCTACCAATTGCAAGTTTTACTCAAACAGCTAAATACGCAAATGGAAAAGAAATCCCTACCGACTTCGCTTACAAAGTAACCCTAAATGATGGCTACACTTGGGAAATGAGTGGAACAAAAGCCACTACAAACACTTCAAAAGCTTCTTTTGCTTATAATGGTAAAAACTTAGTTGAATTTAATGCCGGAAGTACTGCTCAAATCGATGCCTTGATTGACAATCCGGAACTAGCTGAATACAGAGGAAAAGCGAATGGGTTAATCCAATTAATGGATAATTTTGTTATTATTGCAGATATAGATTTAGTTGCCGAAACAATTGACGACAAAGCCTTAAGGGACCTAGAATACCCTACTTATCCTAGTTCTACGAAAGATCCAAAAAATGACTACAAGGCATTTTATACAGACCAAAACACTTACAGAAGAAAACTCTCTGAAGCAACTGCTACTAATTTTAATAAAAACATAAAATTAACTTTAGTATCTAAAAAAGACGGTACTAAAATAGCTAATGTCATTATGCGCTCAGAAAGACAAAGAGAAGATAATGTTATTGATCTACCAGTTTGGAATGAAGAATACGAATATTGGTCTTCATGGAATGAAGGAGGAGAAACATTTACACGACACTACTTTGAAGAAGTATATTATTTAAAATTCAATGACAACACACAAATTGCTATGAGCGCTTATTTCTCAGAAGGTTTTGAAAATCTTCATACTAAATTTGATGATTTCTTAAAAAATTTTACAGATAGAAATAACTAAAAATTATTTAAAGCCGATTTGAAACAATTCAAATCGGCTTTGTTTTTTTGGAGTTGTTTTTACTAATAATGTACTTCACCAGTAACCTGCCCAAATACCAACTCCTCCTTTTATATTCGACTTTAAACTTCTATTAGAAGGATAAAAATAGGGTTTCTACTATTTCCAATTTCATTTTGCCAGCTATTTCAAAAATCATATACACCTTTATTCGTAATCCTTAATTTTATAAAAACAAAAGCTCCATCTGTAAAATAAGGCATGAATTTAGTTTTAGTAAAAAACAATATCCTTCTATTTTTGAATCTAACCATTTTATCTCTAATTCACCAAATCGAATCACATAGATAAAACTATTTTAGCCTAGTAAAAATCACTAAAATCAGGTATTGTGAGATTCGCCTATAAATTTATCTTTGCAAGAAATTTAAGTTCTTTTAATAAGAAAATTCCATTATCAAACTTAAGCAAACCAATTGTGAAAATTGACAAAACATTCACATTAATTTAACCCCTTTTACAATGATTAAAAAATTATTTTTAGCCTCTGTGATTCTTTCACAGCTTACTATTTCATGTTCAAACAATAACGAGGACGAAGCTGTTATTGCTCCTCCAACAGCTGCAGAAGAAAGTTTAAAAGAACAAATAGCAAACATCCTTAAGCAACCTTACTCTAAATTACTTCCTGCTGAGCAAAAAGTAAAATTAGAAATTGAAGCTAATGAAATGCTTCTACAAATGGACAAATCTAAATCCTCTGGTGCTATTGAAGCAATTCAAAACTTAAAAAACTTATTAACTATTAGCCCAATCGACGTATTTGGCGGAAAAAATGGTAATGAAGTAGAAGATATTTTAAAAGTAGCTGATGTATACGGTATTTATACATGGAATAACACCGACAAAATTTGGAAAAGAACTTCTTCGACTACAGATTTAAAATTTGTTTTTCCTGCTAAAACAAATGGAACAGAAAATAACGCAACTTTTTCTGCAAAAAGTGTTTCTTCTGATATAAAAGTAAAATTCACTGACACTTATGGAAGTTGGTCATACCCACAAACAGGACAACCTGTATATACTCCAGGAGTAGACGATTACTTCTTTTTACCTACATCTGCAGATGCAACTTTAACAATTGGTGGTGCACAAGCAGCAACTTTTGTATCTGGTGCAAAATACTCTAAGGGAGTTAATACTCCTGACGAAGCAAGCTACAAAATGGTATTAAATGACGGATATGCTTTCGAGGTTAGCGGTAACAAGAAAGCTACAGATAACACAGGTAAAGCTACTTTTAGTTATAATGGAAAAAACTTAGTAGAATTCAATGCTGGAAGCACTAGTGATATTGATGGTTTATTAAGCGAAGAACCTCTTGCTCAATACAGAGGTAAAGCAAATGGATTGGTAAAAATTATGGATAATTTTATTATCGTAGCTGATATGGATCTAACTGCTGAAGCAAATGATGCTAAAGCTTTAGAAAAAAGCGCAATATACCCTGATCAACTTAATTATAAAGATCCTAAGAGTGACTACAAAGCGTTTTATACAGCTATAAATACATATGAAAAAAAGTATTCAGAAGGAACTGCAGCTAATTTCAACAAAAACATGAAATTAATCTTAGTATCTAAAAAAGATGGTACTAAAATAGCTGATATTGTTATGCGTTCTGAAAAACAAGGTGATGACTATATTTTTAACTTACCAGTTTGGGATAACGAATATGAATATTGGACAACATGGGATGAAAAAGGCGAATTATTTTCACAACCATACCTTGAAGAAGTATATTACTTAAAATTTAGTGATAATACACAAATTGCTATGAGTGCCTATTTCTCTGACGGTTTTGAAAAACTTCAAACTAAATTTGAAGATTTCTTAAAAACTTTTACAGATAGAAATAACTAAAATAATTTAAAGCCGATTTGGAACAATTCAAATCGGCTTTATTTTTTAGAAGGTGTTTTTACTATTAATGTACTTTGTCCATAACCTGCCCAAATACCTACTCCTCCTTTTATATTCGATTTTAAACTTGTATTAGACGGATAGATAGGATTTCTACTATTTACAATTTCATTTTGCCAGCCATTCCAAAAATCATATGATCCTTTATTCATCGTTCTTAACTTTACAAAAATCAAATCTCCATCATTAAAATAAGGAGTAAATTTAGTTTTAGGAAAAAGCAGTACACCTCTATTTACCTGCATAGAGACTGAATAATTTTTAATTTTTTCATCGTCTAAATTCCCATAAAAAGCAGGAACAAAAATCGGCTCCTTTTTATCAATTCTTGTTGCTATCTGATAGTAATTTTTTTCACCAACAGGATCGTCAAATTTCACAAAAATATATCCCGTAGAATCTGTAGCACTTTTCTTTTCATAAATCGCACTAAGAAGTGGTACTGACTTCGGAATACTTGTAGTAGCTTCTAGTGTTCGGTTTAAATATTCGATTTTCAACGTATAGGTCTTTCCCGCTTTTCCAATCATTTCACTTCCAAAGTATATAAAGGGAGGAATCCTATCGTTATCCTTTTTCACTCTCAACACCTCTGAACTCTCTCCATCAGATACTGTTATTTTGGCTGAGCGAATAACATGATCAAAAACATTAGTAGAATCAATTACATCATCAATTGGTATCGAACTTGACAATATCACCTGCGAAACATCACCTTCCTCAATCCAGCCTTCAACAGCCAGTTTTGATTCTAGCTTAATTCCATCACTAAAAGTATCATTATTACAGCTACACAAAACAATCCCTAAAAAGAATAAAATGTAATTTTTCATCATTTAAAATTTAAATTTCCAACTCACAGAAGGAAGTATTCTATACATAACTTTTTTTTCTGGCTTGACAATTACACTATTTTTATCCTCATTCATTAGCACATTAATCACCACATAAATAGGATTCTCGACATTGAGAGCATTAAAAATTGAAAAATTAAGAGCACTTTCTTTTTTGGTTGTTTTTACAAAAAAGTAATTGACTGACAAATCTGTTCTGATATAATTTGGCATTTGAGCATTATTATATTCTGAATATTCTTTTACTGGATTATTATTAACAAAATACCAAGATGTAGGCATTGTAAAACGATTTCCTGAGCTAAAAACCTGAGTAATACCAAAATTCCATTTTGAATTCAAATCGTATGTCCCTACCAATGCCAAATTATGTCGTCTGTCATATTTTGCATAATACGTTTTCCCATTATTAAATTTTTCGAAATTCCTATCAGACCAACTCAAAGTATAACTTATCCACCCTCTAAACTTACCATTGCTTTTTTTAAACATAAACTCCATCCCGTATGCTCTCCCATTCCCTTCTAATAGATCATCTTTTAGTGTCGAAATTTCATTAAACTGGGTAACTCCATAAGGATATTCCAGCAAATGTTTCATCGAACGATAAAAACCTCCTATAGAAGATGTAAAACTTTTAGAAATAGTTTGGTTTGAACCTAAAGCAAATTCATTTGAGGATTGAGCAGGAATCCCATCTGTACTTGCAACCCAAAAATCGGTCGGAATTCCAACACTTGAAGTTGTTATTAAATTCAAATATTGATTTTGTTTGTTATAAGAAGCATAAAATGAAAGATCTCTATACATATAATAATTAAGAACTGCACGTGGCTGAAAATGTAAATAGGTCTTTGCTCCTGAATTATAATAGTTTATTCTCAATCCTAACTCCGCAGTCAGATTATCTAATATTTTTGGTTTGGCAGTTGTAAAAACAGCCAATTCATTAGCTCTAATTAAATTATTCTGTACCGAATTATTAGTAGCTGTAAAATTTTCAATTTTTATTTTTTGCGGTTGCAAATTATGATAAACATATTGCAGTCCTGATTCAAAAGGAATTCCTTTTATCGAATACGTTGTCGAATTTGTAAAACCAAAATCTTCAACAAATGACGATATCCCCATTTCAATTGCTGACTGCTTCATATTTAATTCATTAGTATATCGCGTAAAATAAAGAGCATTAGACATGGTTACATTGGGAGATAACTTAGAAACCAAAGTAGGAGATATATTAAAATTACTCCATTTTAAGCTAGTCTGTAATGCTAAATTACTATCCTCAATTTTTAATTTATCTGCACTAGAAAAAGCCGAAACTGTCAACAAATTATTCTTAGAGATTTCAGTCACAAAAGTTAAATTAGCATCTGAAAAACCATATTTCATATTCTGAACATCATTACTGTCCGAATCTGAACTTAGTAATGGCGCAATTACCTCATCGATATATGTTTTTCTTCCAGAAATCATAATTCCCGTTTTCTCACTAATCGGAATACTTAATGTAGCTTGAGATGCTAATACACCTACGTTTCCTTGAATCGTAAATTCGGCAGGGATTTTTTTACTTGGTAGTAATAATGTGGTAGAACTTAAACGGCCACCATATTTTGCGTTTGAGCTTGATTTGTCAAACTCTACATCCTGTATATGATCGGTATTATAAAAAGGAAAAACACCCAATAAATGTGACATCCCATAAATAGGAGTTCCATCATACAACATCGAATTATGTCCAGGATCACCTCCTCTTACATACAAGTATCCATTTACATCACCAGAGTTCTGTACTCCTGGAGTTAACTGCAAAATTTTAACAATATCTGTTGTTCCTAATAAGGTTGGAACCGCAGCTAACTCTTTTATGTTAAAAGACAATTTACTCCCTGAAAGATTTGTTATGGCTGCCTTTTTAGTATTAGATATTAAAACCTCTTTTAAAAGTGAAGAAACATCCTTTTCTAATACAATAGCAATTATTGTGTCTTTTCTATAATCAATAGTAATGGATTTTTCGAGATACCCAAATTGATTAACTGCAATTTTCATCAACCCTACTGGAAGTTTTTTCGTAAAGCTACCCAGAGAATCACTTGTAGAATAATGGTGTTGATTGTTCGTACGGAAAGAGATACTTACACCAATTAAATTTTCACCCTCTAATGACCTGACATTTCCAGCTATTGTAGCTCTAGACTGTCCAGAAACATAAGAAAAACAAAGAAAACAGAATAAAAAAAATGATTTCGACACGTAATTTTAATAAGAAAAGTGCGAAAGTAAACAATTACAACCCAATTCTATCAGGTTATAATTGTTTTAACTACTATCTTATTTAAGTTTACGTAAATACATATTAACCACATTGTCTAAACCAAGGTAAATAGCCTCAGAAATTAAAGCATGCCCAATTGAAACTTCTAACAAACCTGGAATATTTTGTTTAAAAAACTCAATATTATCCAAACTTAAATCATGCCCAGCATTAATCCCTAAGTCTAGTTCATTTGCCAATTTTGCAGCAGCCACATAAGGATCAATTCCACTTTTATTACCTAAATCATATTGATGCGCAAAAGCTTCGGTATACAATTCGATTCTGTCAGTTCCTGTTTTTTTAGCACCTTCAATAATTTCTAAAACCGGGTCAACAAAAATCGAAGTTCTAATACCATTACGCTGAAACTCCTGAATAACTTCTGTCAAATACTCTTGATTTTTAATTGTATCCCAACCTGCAGAAGATGTAATCGCCCCAATTGCATCAGGAACCAATGTTACCTGATCTGGCTTACATTCTAAAACCAAATCGATAAAATTGTGTTGTGGATTTCCTTCAATATTATATTCGGTATACACAATTGCTTTTAAATCACGTGCGTCTTGATAACGAATATGACGCTCATCTGGACGAGGATGAATCGTGATTCCTTGTCCTCCAAATTTTTGAATATCGGTTGCAACTTTTAATAAATCAGGCACATTTCCGCCACGTGCATTACGTAACGTTGCAATTTTATTGATATTTACACTTAACTTTGTCATATAAATGGATATTAATTCTAGTAACACTATATTTGTTACGACAAAAATACAAAGTAAAACTTAGGAGTTTTTGCTATTTTTTGATTATTTTGCATCAAATATTGCTAATTGTATTATGACAGATATTACTAATTACATCACCAATGATTATAGAGCTATAAACAGCCAAGAAACCATTGCTTCGGCACAGGATTTCTTTACTGATTTAAGCTATTCGCATTTTCCTGTTTTGGAAGATGGAGTCTATATTGGTTGCATAGCCTCGGATGACATTGAAACTTTTGATGGCGACAAAAAAGTAATCGATTATAAATATACTCTCGAGCCATTTTTTGCTCGAAGCAACATGATCTGGCTGGATGTATTAGAAGTTTTTGCTAAAAATCACACCAATTTAATCCCTGTTTTGGATGAAAACAATACTTACCTTGGGTTTTATGAGATAGGTGATATTATTAAATTCTTTCACGAAACACCTTTTTTAAAGGAACCAGGTGGAGTAATAATTATAAAAAAAGGGCTTCTCGATTATTCTATGAGTCAAATAACTCAAATAGTAGAGAGTAACAATGGTAAAATTTTAGGTGCATTTGTTTCTGATGGAAATACAGACAGTGTTGAAATAACCATTAAAATAAGCTTAGGAGCTATGAATGAAATTATTCAAACCTTCCGAAGATACAATTACGAAATCATATCAGAACACCAAGAAGACACGTATATTAACAATTTAAAGGAACGCTCTGATTATTTAGACAAGTACCTTAATATATAAATTAGAAAAAAGATAAAATGTGTCAACTAGGGAGTTCGTTTACAATCTCAACTGATCGAATTATCTGATTTTTACATTGACAAATTACTAATTTCTCATTATCTAATCAAAAAGAATGAAAGTAGCTATCTACGGACAATACTATCTAAATAGTACAAACCCAATTATTAAAGACATATTTGTTTTTTTTACGACAAACAATGTTGAAATGGTCATTGAAGCCAATTTTTTGAAGATGCTCTATGAAAAACAGATAATTGAGAAAGAATATAAAACTTTCTCATCTCACACTGAATTAGATAGTAGTTTTGAGATGTTAATAAGCATAGGTGGAGACGGAACTATTTTAAGAGCTGCAACTTTAGTACGCAATTCTGGCGTTCCTATTTTAGGAATTAATGCTGGACGGTTAGGATTCCTTGCTACTGTACAAAAAGAAAACATAGCTGCATTTATGCAATTTGTAATCGACAAAAAATATACTGTGTCACAAAGAACTTTACTAAGCTTAACTACAGAGCCTAAAAACGAAGCGATTGAAGAACTTAATTTTGCCATGAATGAAGTTACTGTTAGCAGAAAAGATACAACTTCGATGATAACAGTAGACACTTATTTAAATGGAGAGTACTTAAACTCCTATTGGGCAGATGGGCTAATCATATCAACCCCAACAGGTTCAACAGGATACTCATTAAGTTGTGGTGGTCCAATATTAACACCAGATGTCAACAGCCTTGTTATTACACCAATTGCACCTCATAATTTAACAGCAAGACCACTTATAATACCAGATGACACCGAGATCAAACTTCGAGTATCAGGAAGAGAAGACAATTATCTTGTTTCTTTAGATTCAAGAATAGCTTCCATAAGAAACGAATCTATTTTAACAATAAAGAAAACTGATTTTAAAATCAATATGGTTGAAATTCCCGGAGAAACTTTCTTAAAAACCTTACGCAATAAACTCCTTTGGGGGGAAGACAAAAGAAATTAGACTCCTTTTTAAAGATAATTTATACTATTTGCAATGTTTTTGACGTTTTGCAACTGTCGAATGTTCAGTTATTGCTGAGATATATCATCTATAATTCAAAAAATGACAGTTTTAACTTAATGAGCATTGATTCGTATTGATTATTATTATATTTGCACGCAATTTTTAATTAAATGAACAAAATTTTTAATTTATTGTTATGTTTCTTCTTCTTTACAAGCATGAATGCTCAGATACATGAGGTTGGTGTTTTTTTAGGAGGAAGCAACTATATTGGAGACGTAGGAAGTACAACTTATATTTCACCAGACAAGGCTGCTTTTGGGCTATTGTACCGATGGAATAAGAGTCCGAGACACGCTTATCGTTTTTCGTACACACAATCGACGATCACAGCAAATGATTTAGATTCGAAAGAAGGAGGAAGAAAACTAAGAGGATATCGTTTTGACAATACAATAAGAGAACTTTCTGCTGGACTTGAATTCAATTTTTTTGACTTCAATCTACATGAATCCAAAAGAAAAGTCACGCCTTATGTGTTTTCAGGACTGAGTTATTTCAGATATGACTCATTGTACATCCAATCTGGAGAGACAGAAAAAGAAAAAAAGGCAGGTTCAATTGCAATTCCGATGATATTAGGTGTAAAAACAAATTTAACTACTAATTTTGTTTTAGGACTAGAAGTCGGTGCACGATATACCTTTTCAGATAATCTTGACGGTAGCAATCCTGATAATGATAATTTGAGATCATTGCGTTTTGGAGATTTAAATAATAATGACTGGTATGTCTTCTCAGGAATAACACTAACATACACGTTTGGAAACAAACCTTGCTATTGC
This region includes:
- a CDS encoding phage holin family protein, whose amino-acid sequence is MKLLLRILITAGLVLLIANFMPGVHVASFTIALVVAIVLGLLNVFIKPLLVLFTLPVTLITFGLFLLAINAIIILLCTEIVGGFIVDSFWTALIFSIVLSILESITYKILGEDR
- a CDS encoding alpha/beta fold hydrolase, which gives rise to MLYSKIEGEGKPLLILHGFLGMSDNWKTLGTQFASDGFQVHILDLRNHGRSFHSDVFTYEAMVQDVFEYCQANQLAGIDVLGHSMGGKVAMLFAATYPETVDKLIVADIAPKYYPQHHQDILAGLNAVDFSVKPSRNDVEAILTTYIPDFGTRQFLMKNLYWIEPGQLAFRFNLSVFNTNLEAIGKELDANLVFEKPTLFIRGGASRYILDSDFENIKKHFPDSNIETIPNVGHWLHAENPKMFYELSMAFLKK
- a CDS encoding DUF4249 domain-containing protein; amino-acid sequence: MKNYILFFLGIVLCSCNNDTFSDGIKLESKLAVEGWIEEGDVSQVILSSSIPIDDVIDSTNVFDHVIRSAKITVSDGESSEVLRVKKDNDRIPPFIYFGSEMIGKAGKTYTLKIEYLNRTLEATTSIPKSVPLLSAIYEKKSATDSTGYIFVKFDDPVGEKNYYQIATRIDKKEPIFVPAFYGNLDDEKIKNYSVSMQVNRGVLLFPKTKFTPYFNDGDLIFVKLRTMNKGSYDFWNGWQNEIVNSRNPIYPSNTSLKSNIKGGVGIWAGYGQSTLIVKTPSKK
- a CDS encoding TonB-dependent receptor plug domain-containing protein, whose product is MSKSFFLFCFLCFSYVSGQSRATIAGNVRSLEGENLIGVSISFRTNNQHHYSTSDSLGSFTKKLPVGLMKIAVNQFGYLEKSITIDYRKDTIIAIVLEKDVSSLLKEVLISNTKKAAITNLSGSKLSFNIKELAAVPTLLGTTDIVKILQLTPGVQNSGDVNGYLYVRGGDPGHNSMLYDGTPIYGMSHLLGVFPFYNTDHIQDVEFDKSSSNAKYGGRLSSTTLLLPSKKIPAEFTIQGNVGVLASQATLSIPISEKTGIMISGRKTYIDEVIAPLLSSDSDSNDVQNMKYGFSDANLTFVTEISKNNLLTVSAFSSADKLKIEDSNLALQTSLKWSNFNISPTLVSKLSPNVTMSNALYFTRYTNELNMKQSAIEMGISSFVEDFGFTNSTTYSIKGIPFESGLQYVYHNLQPQKIKIENFTATNNSVQNNLIRANELAVFTTAKPKILDNLTAELGLRINYYNSGAKTYLHFQPRAVLNYYMYRDLSFYASYNKQNQYLNLITTSSVGIPTDFWVASTDGIPAQSSNEFALGSNQTISKSFTSSIGGFYRSMKHLLEYPYGVTQFNEISTLKDDLLEGNGRAYGMEFMFKKSNGKFRGWISYTLSWSDRNFEKFNNGKTYYAKYDRRHNLALVGTYDLNSKWNFGITQVFSSGNRFTMPTSWYFVNNNPVKEYSEYNNAQMPNYIRTDLSVNYFFVKTTKKESALNFSIFNALNVENPIYVVINVLMNEDKNSVIVKPEKKVMYRILPSVSWKFKF
- a CDS encoding pyridoxine 5'-phosphate synthase, encoding MTKLSVNINKIATLRNARGGNVPDLLKVATDIQKFGGQGITIHPRPDERHIRYQDARDLKAIVYTEYNIEGNPQHNFIDLVLECKPDQVTLVPDAIGAITSSAGWDTIKNQEYLTEVIQEFQRNGIRTSIFVDPVLEIIEGAKKTGTDRIELYTEAFAHQYDLGNKSGIDPYVAAAKLANELDLGINAGHDLSLDNIEFFKQNIPGLLEVSIGHALISEAIYLGLDNVVNMYLRKLK
- a CDS encoding CBS domain-containing protein, which codes for MTDITNYITNDYRAINSQETIASAQDFFTDLSYSHFPVLEDGVYIGCIASDDIETFDGDKKVIDYKYTLEPFFARSNMIWLDVLEVFAKNHTNLIPVLDENNTYLGFYEIGDIIKFFHETPFLKEPGGVIIIKKGLLDYSMSQITQIVESNNGKILGAFVSDGNTDSVEITIKISLGAMNEIIQTFRRYNYEIISEHQEDTYINNLKERSDYLDKYLNI
- a CDS encoding NAD kinase; this translates as MKVAIYGQYYLNSTNPIIKDIFVFFTTNNVEMVIEANFLKMLYEKQIIEKEYKTFSSHTELDSSFEMLISIGGDGTILRAATLVRNSGVPILGINAGRLGFLATVQKENIAAFMQFVIDKKYTVSQRTLLSLTTEPKNEAIEELNFAMNEVTVSRKDTTSMITVDTYLNGEYLNSYWADGLIISTPTGSTGYSLSCGGPILTPDVNSLVITPIAPHNLTARPLIIPDDTEIKLRVSGREDNYLVSLDSRIASIRNESILTIKKTDFKINMVEIPGETFLKTLRNKLLWGEDKRN
- a CDS encoding DUF6089 family protein codes for the protein MNKIFNLLLCFFFFTSMNAQIHEVGVFLGGSNYIGDVGSTTYISPDKAAFGLLYRWNKSPRHAYRFSYTQSTITANDLDSKEGGRKLRGYRFDNTIRELSAGLEFNFFDFNLHESKRKVTPYVFSGLSYFRYDSLYIQSGETEKEKKAGSIAIPMILGVKTNLTTNFVLGLEVGARYTFSDNLDGSNPDNDNLRSLRFGDLNNNDWYVFSGITLTYTFGNKPCYCPY